The sequence GCATTTAAACCTCCCCAAAACATTGTCTTTTAGGAAGAGGTGAACAGTATGTGATGGACAGtgctgttgtgttgtgtcttgCTGTGTgcttgtgaatgtgtgtgtgtgtgtgtgtgtgtgtgtgtgtgtgtgtgtgtgtgtgtgtgtgtgtgtgtgtgtgtgtgtgtgtgtgtgtgtgtgtgtgtgtgtgtgtgtgtgtgtgtgtgtgtgtgtgtgtgtgtgtgtgtgcagtgagtgagtgagtgtatacACGTCGTAAAACATATTTGCATGTTGTATGCTAAATGTACcattctactgtctctcctgtAAACACATTTCACTTTAATGTTAGCAAAGGACATTACAGATTATTTTCAAACTGATGTGCCCACAAGTATCAATGATGAACTGAATGAAGCAAATTTGGAAAAAGAGAAACAGATTCGTGCCTTACTCTGCGTGAACTCATGTCATTGAAGTCATTAAATAAGTTATTAAATATAGAGATAGAGGCTCAAAATAAGGGCCTATTTTAagtaattaaataaaggtgaaataaataaataaaataaatgtcatGTAAGGAAATTCTAAAGATATGTATGTGTGCCATCTCTAAAGTGACTCAGTCTGATAGATGTGGCCCTATCACACCCCACCAGACTCAGATGTGGCCGGGGCAGTCCAAGAATCAGACAGCAAAACCTTTACTTACACTGAAATGAGCTCAGACTTCGCTACAATGCTTTACTAATCGAATTCTCCgatcctctctctattctcctcctctctaggcgACTCCCAGGGTGCGGTCAACTTCCTCATTTCCAAGGAGGGCGGTGAGCTGTCTCTGGTGGAGCAGGCTAATGTATGGATCTTCCTCCGGCTGGCCAAGACCAATCGCAGCCGTGCCAAGGTCACTATACTCCTGTTGCAGCAGCGCCATGGCGGAGACGGCCATGAAGAGTCTGTGCTACTGGCCGAGAAGGCAGTGGACACGCGGCGCAGTGGCTGGCACACGTTTCCCGTGTCAGCCAGCGTCCAGGCCCTGTTGAAGGGTGGCGGAAGCATGCTCAGTTTGAAGATCTCCTGCCCGCTGTGCGCCAATGCTGGCGCCACACCCATCCTGGTGTCGACCAGCGGCAACCAGGAGCGTGAGCAGTCCCACCGGCCCTTCCTCATGGCGGTAGTGCAGCAGGGCGAGGGTGGCGAGCCACGGCGACGCCACAAAAGGGGCCTGGAGTGCGACGGCAAGGTGCGTGCTTGCTGCAAGCGCCAGTTCTATGTCAATTTCAAGGACATTGGCTGGAGCGACTGGATCATAGCACCGGGGGGCTACCACGCCAACTACTGCGAGGGCGACTGTCCCAGCCACGTGGCCAGCATCACAggctcctctctgtccttccacTCCACCGTCATCAATCACTACCGCATACGGGGCTACGCGCCCTTCCAGAACATTAAGTCGTGCTGCGTGCCCACGAGGCTACGCGCCATGTCTATGCTCTACTACAATGAGGAGCAAAAGATTGTCAAAAAAGACATTCAGAACATGGTCGTAGAGGAGTGTGGCTGCTCGTAAAAGCCTGGCGGAGCTGGTGGGGCTTGGAAGTTGGTCTCATGCCCAGAGAGACAGAACTAAACGGAAGAggccctttatctctctctctctctcttgcgtgCAAGACACTGTCAAGACCAACTTTTATTTGGACTCAATGACTGGCTTGTTCTCCATCGTTGGCAAGTCCAGGGGGTATCTATAACTCAGAGAAATCTCTGTGGCActttcaaaaaaataaaaaataatatctaatatatttttgttacaaaacaaagggagggaggtgagaggataTTTATGTGACCCAGATGCGGTGTAGTGCTCCTTTCGTGTATTGCAAGATGAGAGACCATGCGAATGAGGTGCCTgaaaaatatacagttgaagttggaaatttacatacaccttagccaaatacattatttaaactcaggttttcacaattcctgacatttactcctagtagaaactccctgtcttaggtcagttaggatcaccactttattttaagaatgtgaaatgtcagaataatagtagagagagttatttatttcagcttttatttctttcattacattcccagtgggtcagaagtttacatacactcaattagtatttggtagcattgcattgcctaaattgttgaacttgggtcaaacatttcgggtagccttccacaagcttcccacaataagttgggggaattctGGTCCaccgcaccaaagtacattcatctctaggagacagaacacgtctccttcctgagcggtatgatggctacgtggtcccatggtgtttatacttgcgtactattatttgtacatttggaaattgctcccaaggatgaaccagacttgtggaggtcaaccatattatttctgaggtcttggctgatttcttttgattttcccatgatgtcaagcaaataggcactgtgTTTGAAAGTAGGTcatgaaatatatccacagggacacctccaattgactcaaatgatgtcaaatagcctattagaagcttctaaagccatgacatcattttcaggaatattccaagctgtttaaaggcacagtcaacttagtgtatcttctgacccactggaattgtgatacagtgaattataagtgaaataatgtctgtaaacaattgttggaaaaatgacttgtgtcatgcacacagtagatgtcctcgccgacttgccaaaactatagtttgttaacaagagatttgtggagtcgttgaaaaacgagttttaactactccaacctaagtgtatgtaaaattctgagtTCAACTGTCCAGACTATGCAACTTGTCAAGTATTACAATTCATATTTTTTTTTGCCTGTTTCATTTTCTCAACTGTTTACTTTTTCAAAACTTAAAAAGAGGAAGACTTGTTTGAGTGTACGTGGGTGTATGTGTTCATGGTGTgtacgtgcttgtgtgtgtgagtgtgtgttgttgAGAGATACTTGAAAGAAACAAATTGGACCAGATGCTGGAACCAAACATTTCTCTATGTATAGTTATTATAATTTGCTATTGATAATAATattattgtttgttgtttttgttacaaTTTTGTTGAAAAACGTTACGAACGTTTTCAGTTTGCACTATACCAACATTCTGATCAGCCTAGTCACAAATATCAATGGTATTCTAAGAGAAGTTAAAAAGCACTTATGAATCAAAACATCTATAGAGCACATGAGTGTAAAATAGAGATAACGAGAAAAAAAGACGAGTAGATGTAATTTTGAGAA is a genomic window of Oncorhynchus gorbuscha isolate QuinsamMale2020 ecotype Even-year linkage group LG12, OgorEven_v1.0, whole genome shotgun sequence containing:
- the LOC123990189 gene encoding inhibin beta A chain-like → MSPLPLLSGMLLLFAHSCGGAGSLSVAMGGGQTPPQTQSQLVPEVTDCPSCALARLNEEEDGSKPEVVEAVKRHILNMLHLQVRPNVTHPVPRAALLNAIRKLHVGRVAEDGSVQIEDGGHGRPDAADMVETTEILTFAEAGDSQGAVNFLISKEGGELSLVEQANVWIFLRLAKTNRSRAKVTILLLQQRHGGDGHEESVLLAEKAVDTRRSGWHTFPVSASVQALLKGGGSMLSLKISCPLCANAGATPILVSTSGNQEREQSHRPFLMAVVQQGEGGEPRRRHKRGLECDGKVRACCKRQFYVNFKDIGWSDWIIAPGGYHANYCEGDCPSHVASITGSSLSFHSTVINHYRIRGYAPFQNIKSCCVPTRLRAMSMLYYNEEQKIVKKDIQNMVVEECGCS